In Armatimonadota bacterium, the genomic stretch TCCTCGCCTTCCCAAGACTTCGCCGCATTGCGCTGAGCGACTTTGTATGCCGCTTCCCGGCTCATCCCTGCTTTGATCAATGCGACCATCACATGCTCGCTGAAAACCAGATCTCCCATCTGCCGAAGGTTCCGCGCCATGTTCTCTGGCATGACCACCAAACCAGAGAGGATCTTGTTGAGCCGCCCAATCATAAAGTCCACCAACTGGAAGGAATCCGGAAGGACAATCCGTTCCAGCGAGGAGTTGGATAGGTCGCGTTCGTGCCAGGTCATGATACTTTCGAGCATCGCCATGGCATTGCCGCGCACGACTCGCGCCAAGCCGCAGATGGTCTCGCTGTTCCAAGGATTGCGCTTGTGAGGCATCGCACTGCTACCGGTCTGGCCCTTCGCAAACTCTTCTTGGACTTCCAAAATCTCAGTTCGCTGGAGGTTGCGAAGTTCGGTCGCGACGCGCTCCAGCGACCCAGCGCAAACGGCGAGCGTCGCCAAAACATTCGCATGACGATCTCTGCTGACGATCTGGGTGCTGCTCGGATCTGCGGTGAGCCCAAGAGATTCACAAATCTTCGATTCAAGAGCCGGAGAAACGTGGGCATGGATTCCCACCGGTCCGCTGATTTTGCCAACCGCGATCTCGGTGCGAGCCGATTCCAACCGCAAAATCGAGCGCTTGATTTCCTCATGCCAACCTTGGCACTTATGCCCAAAAGTCACCGGCTCTGCATGAATCCCGTGTGTGCGACCAATACAGGCAATGTCCCCATGGCTTTTCCAAAGACTAAGGATCGAGGACTCCAGCTTGCCGAGGGATTCGATGAGCACCGTGCAAGAATCGCGCATCATCATCCCCAGGCTGGTGTCGATCACATCGTAGCTGGTGACCCCGAAATGAACCCATCGTGCAGGAGTGTTCTCCGGGCTGAATCCGCCACCCACCGTGATTGCTTCGCTGACGCACCGCACAAAGGCCATCAAGTCGTGCCGAGTTTCAAGCTCAATTTCGTCGCAGCGCTCGATCGTGAAGGAGCCAAATTTCTCG encodes the following:
- a CDS encoding adenylosuccinate lyase, giving the protein MIDRYCTPAMSQIWSRQAKYQRWFDVEVAICKGYANEGVIPAEDIAAIEKFGSFTIERCDEIELETRHDLMAFVRCVSEAITVGGGFSPENTPARWVHFGVTSYDVIDTSLGMMMRDSCTVLIESLGKLESSILSLWKSHGDIACIGRTHGIHAEPVTFGHKCQGWHEEIKRSILRLESARTEIAVGKISGPVGIHAHVSPALESKICESLGLTADPSSTQIVSRDRHANVLATLAVCAGSLERVATELRNLQRTEILEVQEEFAKGQTGSSAMPHKRNPWNSETICGLARVVRGNAMAMLESIMTWHERDLSNSSLERIVLPDSFQLVDFMIGRLNKILSGLVVMPENMARNLRQMGDLVFSEHVMVALIKAGMSREAAYKVAQRNAAKSWEGEDYRTSVSNDPDVVARLSAAEVDEIFDLKHHLRFAPKAP